From Equus asinus isolate D_3611 breed Donkey chromosome 14, EquAss-T2T_v2, whole genome shotgun sequence, one genomic window encodes:
- the LOC106832277 gene encoding cytochrome P450 3A12, producing MDLIPSFSMETWVLLATSLVLLYLYGTYTHGLFKKLGIPGPTPLPFFGNVLSYHKGIWDFDKKCFEKYGKMWGTYHGTKPVLAITDPDMIKTVLVKECYSVFTNRRPFGPFGFMKSAISLSEDEQWKRIRTLLSPTFTSGKLKEMFPILGQYGDVLVRNLKKEAEKGKPITLKDIFGAYSMDVITSTSFGVNIDSLNNPQDPFVENTKKLFSFDFLDPLLLSITLFPFLNAVFEVLNVFVFPKSVTDFFIKSVKRMKESRLKDKEKHRVDFLQLMINSQNSKELDTHKALSDLELVAQSIIFIFAGYETTSSSLSFLMYFLATHPDVQQKLQEEIDATFPNKAPPTYDALVQMEYLDMVLNESLRLFPIAVRLERVCKKDVEINGVFIPKGTVVMVPTFALHKHPEFWPEPEEFRPERFSKENKDSINPYIYLPFGAGPRNCIGMRFALMNMKLALVRMLQNFSFKPCKETQIPLKLGNQGLLQPQKPIVLKVESRGGTVSGA from the exons ATGGACCTGATCCCAAGCTTTTCCATGGAAACCTGGGTTCTCCTGGCTACCAGCCTGGTGCTCCTCTATCT ATATGGGACCTACACTCATGGACTTTTTAAGAAGCTAGGAATTCCTGGGCCAACACCTCTGCCTTTTTTTGGAAATGTTCTGAGTTACCATAAG GGtatttgggattttgataagaaatgttttgaaaagtaTGGAAAAATGTGGGG GACTTATCATGGCACAAAGCCTGTGCTGGCTATCACAGATCCAGACATGATCAAAACAGTACTAGTGAAAGAATGCTATTCTGTCTTTACAAACCGGCGG CCTTTTGGTCCATTCGGATTTATGAAAAGTGCCATCTCTCTGTCTGAGGATGAACAATGGAAGAGAATACGAACATTGCTGTCTCCAACCTTCACGAGTGGAAAGCTCAAGGAG ATGTTCCCCATCCTTGGCCAGTATGGAGACGTGTTGGTGAGGAACctgaagaaggaagcagagaaaggcaAGCCCATCACCTTGAAAGA CATCTTTGGGGCCTACAGCATGGATGTGATTACTAGCACATCATTTGGAGTGAACATCGACTCCCTCAACAATCCACAAGATCCCTTTGTGGAAAATACCAAGAAGCTCTTCAGTTTTGATTTCCTTGATCCATTACTTCTCTCAATAA cactctttccatttcttaatgCAGTTTTTGAAGTATTAAATGTCTTTGTGTTTCCAAAAAGTGTTACTGATTTTTtcataaaatctgtaaaaaggatgaaagaaagtcgcctcaaagataaagaaaag CACCGAGTTGATTTTCTTCAGCTGATGATTAACTCTCAGAATTCCAAAGAACTGGACACCCATAAAG cTCTGTCTGATCTGGAGCTCGTGGCCCAatctattatctttatttttgctgGCTATGAGACCACTAgcagttctctttccttccttatgtATTTTTTGGCCACTCACCCTGATGTCCAGCAGAAGCTGCAGGAGGAGATTGATGCGACTTTCCCCAATAAG gcTCCTCCCACCTATGATGCCCTGGTACAGATGGAGTATCTTGACATGGTGTTGAATGAATCCCTCAGATTATTCCCAATTGCTGTTAGACTTGAGCGGGTCTGTAAGAAAGATGTGGAAATCAATGGGGTGTTCATTCCTAAAGGGACAGTGGTGATGGTGCCAACCTTTGCTCTTCACAAACACCCAGAGTTCTGGCCAGAGCCTGAGGAGTTCCGTCCTGAAAG GTTCAGTAAGGAGAACAAGGACAGCATAAATCCTTATATATACCTGCCCTTTGGAGCTGGACCTCGAAACTGCATTGGCATGAGGTTCGCTCTGATGAACATGAAACTTGCTCTTGTCAGAATGCTGCAGAACTTCTCCTTCAAACCTTGTAAAGAAACACAG